The genomic DNA TCTCCATATTTAAGCTCTTCATTTGCTACTGTATCATTTTCATTTACTATTGGAATAACATTCAAATCGATTAATTTTTTTAAAGTTTTTGAAGCGTTATTAAAGGATTCTCGTGAATTGAAATCAGCTTTAGTTATTAAAATTTGAGCGATATTGTGACCTAATTTATTAAATACTTTATCGTACAAGGACATTAAATTAACTTGACCTACTGCAGCAGTAGCTTGAAGGGTACTTAAATCATTTGGTCTCGTTTTAATATTTAATTTTTGGCAACCTAATCCGACGGCTCCACTAGTTACTAAAATTAAATTGTTTCCTTTAGATAGAAAATTTGTAAAAGATTTAGAAAGGGTTTCAATTACTTCTTCTGTAGATGTTTCCTCAGTGCCTCTTAAAATACTAGTACCAATTTTTATAACCCAAGTTTTCATTTTATAAAATAAGAAATTAATTTTTCTATTGTCAAAGTTAAATTAAATTTTATAGGCAATCCATCTATATTCAATCGCTTAACTAATATTGTTTTTATATTACATCTATTGCCGACAATAATATCTGTAAAAATTCTGTCACCAATAATGGCTATATTTTTTGACTCAATGCCAATTTCTTGGATTGCAGACAAAGTTACTTTTTTTCTTGGTTTTGATGCATTGTGTTTGTACCTTAAATTTAATTCATTCGCTATTTTTGCGATTCTTTTTTTTGATGGATTATTACTTATTAGATATAGGGAGAAAATTTTTTTAGATTCATTTATCCAATTTTTTACAGCTGTTGGGATCATGTTTGACTTTCTATTTACTAGAGTCCCATCCACGTCTAGCAATAAAGAATTAATTCCTTTTTTTTGCAAATCAGATTGAGATATTGCATATATTGGTAACTTTGAATCCCAATTTACTTTTAGGATAGATCTCATTTATTTTAAGAACTACATTTTTCAAGCTCAGTTTCAATCAAAGGTTGAATTTTATCGAACTCATCATCTTCAACTAATAAGGCACCTTTGTCTTTTAATTTACCAACAATAAAAAAAGGATCTAGTGGAATATATAAGCCATATTCTTGGTCAAAAAGATTAAAGTTAACAAGTAACTCATAACTCTCGCTATCATCATCGACATAATCTTCCTCTAATTCGTCGTAAATTGGTTCTTCAAGTTCTCCTGATACTGTTAATGTAACGGCTGATCTGATAAGTCTTAAATCATGTTCTTGAAGAACAGCTTCAGCATTTTTTAGTATTTGTTCATTTTTATCTATTTTCTCAATTAGTTCATGTTCATCTTTTTCATTTATCTTGAAAAGACTTACTGGAGTATCCACTGGTGTTAATAAAGCATATTCTTGTCCTTCAACACTTACTAATTGTTCAAGATAACAAAATAGTTCATTTCCATTTGAGTCATTTAATATTAATGTCTGTGCATCATAATTATCATTTGAGTTGATTTCTTTCATTTAAAAAAATATCTATCCTCTATAATCTTAATATTTTATCTGACTTTTACCAGCTAATTCTTCTAACTCAGGACCTTCTTCGATCCATTGTTCAAGTATTATTTTTGCTGAAAAACTATCAATCAATCCAGATTTATCTTTTTTTATTCCAAATCTATTTGAAGATTCCCAGGTTGAACTATGTTCATTAACGTAAGAAAATGGAAGCTTTAATTCATTTGAAAGTAATTGGCCGTAATTTTTACAGTCAATAGCTTGAGTGGTCATTTGACCTTCCTCATCAAGTGGAATACCCACAATAAAACCAGTCAAATTTAATTTATCTATATGATTTCTAATGATTTTAATCTCTTGATTATTATCAAATCTTTTTACTGCTGGAAGTATATTTGATGTTATACATAGGGGATCACAATAAGCTAATCCTATTCTTTTTATACCTACATCCAAACTCAAAATTGATTTTTGTTTGGGCTTGCAAAATTTCACTTTGTTTTTAATGGAAAAGGAGATGGATATGGATTACCCTGAGGACTTAATTTTTCAAAGATTGATTCTAAAGATTGATTTAATTTATTTATTTGTTTGGCTTCATTCTTAACTATTGTGTTCCTAATAAGAATTATCTCTTGATTTTTTTCTTTGAGATTACATTCTTCGAGAAAAAGATTTAATTGAGAATTTTCTTTATAGGTTTTTAAATATGAAACAGAAGTTTGTTCAAAAAATCTTTTTATAAATTGTTTTAAAGTTGAGTTGAATCTTTTATCCCAATATCTGCTTATGGTTAAAGTATAAATTTCTTTTTCTTGATAATTTATATCTTTTAAAATTGTACATAAAACTGAATTTTCATAAAATAAGGCGCCACTTTTAGAGTCATTTCTTTTAAGAATGTCGTCTTGATCAAAATCTAAAATATTTCTTATTAAGGGAGATTGATTTGATCTTATGAAATTCACTATTTTCAATATATTTTTTTTATTAATGTTTTGGAATTCATTAATTAATTCATAGCCATGGGTATTTTGCTTTAAAGATTCATTTTGATCACAACCATCCCAAAGTATTATCTCCCCTATAGGTTGAAATCCTGATTCTCTTGAGGTTGATATGAGGTCTAAATTGTTAATATCAGAGTTAATTATCCAACTTGAAGTTTTGATGTCTTTTATTGAGATAGATTTTTTTATTAATCCTAAAGTTAATTGTTTATCTGTAAAAGAACACTTGCTTTTAATTAACTTAGGCTTAGATATTTTTAAGCAAGTCTCTTTTTTGTTTAAAGGAAAAATATTCAAATAACCTATAATTTCTTTTCCAGAAATAGCAATTATGCATTTGTTTTTATTCTTCTTAAGGTTATTTAAAAAAATTTTTAAGTCATCAAAAGTATTTATAATTGCCATCTTTAAAAACCATTTATTCAATTCCTTATTTTTAATATCTATTAAAAGGTTTATGTGCCTTATATGGAGTTCTTCAAAAGTTACTTCCATTCCTTTTTTAGATTGAAAAGAATAGGAGGTACCTTTTTTCATTTAATTAGTTCTCTTATTAACACTATAGGGGTTTTTTCATCTCCGTTGCCAGCTGGATTAGATTTTAAGTTTCTTTTGAGTATTTTATTTACTGTTTTATTTGAACTAGCTAAGACTTTTACACCTCCAAGGTCGTTAACATCGACTACAGCAACATCTATATTTAGATATTTCGAGACCTCTTTACAAAATAAATCCGCATTGAGAGGACCCATAACTATACTTTTGTCGTAAGGTGTGACTGTACCGCTTATATCGTCAATCAGAGAGGATTCTGAACCAGTTAATCTATAAAAAATCCCATTAATTCCAACTAATTTAAATAGAAATCCAATAATTAATGCGAGGGTTATTCTTGTGACACCAATTCTATTAATTAATAATTGCATGCCACAGGCTGTTGCAAGACTGCTTGTAGGATGAAAAAAATAACATAAAGCTTTCGAAAATAAAGTATATTCTAAATTCTGTGGGGAAATATATCTATTTTGCATAATCGCAAGTGGACTCTCTCCGATTGTTAAAATATCATTTTTTTCTACAATTTCTTTACAGTATTCAATCACAGTATTTACTGGATCATCAAAACAACCAAGTAAATCAGTTTTAATAGCAAAGGCCTTGTATTTATTATTAATTTGAATTTCATAAACTTCTTTTGGTCTTTGTTTTTGACCATCTAAATTAATTAACAAACAATCCTTTTTTTTGAAAATGCCAAAATGTCCATAGTTCTCCCAAAATACTTTTAACCATAGATATTTTATTTTTTTCCTAAAATTATTATTATTAAATTTATATATGATTCTTACGAATAATTCTGAATTTGACTTGATAATTGTTGTTGGCCAGTAATTATTTAAATTCTTAATTTTATTATTTTCATATATATAAATATCTTCTTGATAATTCAAATTTTGGCAATATTCGTTACCTTTACTTTTAAAAAAATCTAATTCAAAATTTATATTTGATACCATCGTCTCTTTCGTTTTACTTTTATTAGTTATTTTTAAATCAATAACTAATTCGTTTAAACCATCCTTTTTTTTGATTTTGTAATTTATAGGTTCAAGATTTAACTTTGTTTTGGATGAGTTTTTAATATATAAATCTGAAAGAATTAAAAAAATTAAAAGAACTAAGAGGATATTTATTAATATCATTTTTTTAATTAATTTTTGTTTTTATCTTTTTTTTCAGAAATGATACTGTTATATTCATTAAAACTTTCTACAGAAAATGTCGTATCTTCTATATCAATTCCTTTTAGTTCTCCTATAACTTTGTTTAATTCATCGATATTAATCATTCCATTTTTATCATATTTAACTTCACCATCACTATTTAAAATAATGGTTTGTGGAATTAATCCGTTCCAATAATAATTAGGTTCATTTCTAAGATCAGACTTTTCTTTATTTTGTAATTCATCAGTAGTTAGAGCAATGATATCTATATTATTTCTCCATATCAAATCTAAGCCAGATATTATCGGAGCCATAGCTTTACTATCTGAGCTATCGTCAAGGTAAAAAAATAAAACTGCGACTCTTTTATTTTTTAATGATTCCTGAAGAGTTGTCTGGGGTGGGACAATAGCTCCATTGCCTGCGTATATAGGAAAGATGTTCCCATCGTAACTATCAGAATTTCTAGAGGCATTTGCTTTATATGGACTTAAGAAAATTAATGCTATTAGGATCCATTGAATTATTTTCATTAAAGTTTAAAAACTTACTTTGAACTTGATCTTCCTAATCCTTGAAGGATTCCTTTACCAACTAAACCGATAGCTTTGCCAACGACCTTTGTAAGGAAAGTTACGAAAAGATTACCGATATATCTTACAGCAACTTCTAACTGCGGCGCTATTGCATCTCTTATCTCAACTAACAATGTAACTTGTTTTTGTAGCCATTCTAGATTCTCTAATTCTTTCTCCCTATTTTCATTCTTAAAGTATCGGGTAAATTTTTTATCGATAATATCAATATATTCTCGTTTACTCTCATACAAGTAGATAGGCATATAAATATAGTCATGCCAGCGATTGTAGTTATTAATATTATTTCTAAATCTTTCAAAATTTCTTGTCGATTGTAATTCGGGATTTATAAGTACAGTCCTTAATTCAGGCCAAGAAGAACAAATATTAAAGATTTCAGAAGCTAATAAATTACAGTTCCTTATTGTCCAATTTGAAATTATATTTTCAAGGATCAAAAACGATTCTGTTTCATATAGAGGGAGTAATTTCCCATCATAATCAATAGCTTCATTTTTAATAATTGGCTCAATAAACATTATTGCTTCATGTGATTCTCTATCTATCTCTTCGCAACTTACTTCACTATAAATAAAATCATTTATTGAAATAGATTCGCCTCCTTTTTTTAATCGATAATAGCTGTCTGTGATATTTGAAATTGTATTAACTTTAAGTTCTTTTATAAGAGAATTTAAATCATCTTTAAAATCTTTCTCTTTATAGTTTTCCTTAATATTTTTTACTAAATTATTTAACTCCTCTAACATTTTGCAAATTAGTCTTGAAATGAATTCTTTCTTTATTCCTGAGAGAATTATTGATGAATTATTAAATTCAACCTGTAAGTTAGTTGAGCTATACCTTGCTTTTAGTCTATCTAAAATTAAATTCCATATTTCTGTAGTGTTTTTATCTTTTATGAATACAGTGTTATTATTTTCAAGATTAATGTTATTTTCAGTGTAAACTGCCTCTGTATAAAGTTCTAATGAGTTACCCCATAAGAAAATTAGAAAAGATTTTGCAGTAATAAGTTCTCTTAATCTTCCTTTTAAAATGAATTTATAAAATTCGGGTGTTGAATTAGAGTTGACATATTTAAATATATAATTTATTTCAGAATCTATTTGTTTAAGACCTGAAGTTAGAATTTTTTGACTAAAAGAGAGAGGCTTATTTTTGTTTGATTGAACTCGGGAATTATTTTCAATATCAAATACCCTTCCTCCATTTAAAATGGTATTAATAGATTCAAGAACTTTTTCTGCACTAGGATTTAAAAGAAAACCTTCAGCATTTAACGATGGAGGGGTATTTGTTTCATAAACAAGTTCGCCAGAGAGAATTATAAGAAACTTTGACTCATCATATCTTTCTCTTAATTTTAATAATTCTAATCTTATAAGATCTTCTGATTGGAAATTAAGAACATTCCAAATAACTAAATCCGGAGTTCTATCACCTGTTCCATTATTAAAATTAATGTCTAAATTTTGGTCTAGTGATGTTAACTTAAGCGATAAAGACTCTGCTATTAAGCTTGGAGCAATAATCAATATCGATTTTTTTGAAATTAATTCCAAGATTACATTTCTTATCTCTTATACAAAATTAACTAACAATTACTGCAAACACCAGCCTTAAATTGATTTTTATACTCTTTTAAGCATAGTAATTTCTGTTTAAATCAAAGTCATTTAATCTGTCTGATGACAATACATTATTCGCTTCGTTTATCGTGAATTTATTTTCATATAGAGCTTTACCTACAATTACTCCAAAGAGTCCAGAGTTTTCAAATTTTACTAACGATAATAAATCAGAAATTGAGCCAACACCTCCTGAGGCTATTACTGGAATATCTGTAATTTCAAGTATGCTTTTTATGAATTCTTCATTTGTCCCTTCTAACGTACCATCTGTATTTATATCTGTAACAATAAAACTAGCAATTTTAAATGAAGAAAATTCTTTTACTAGATCTGTGGCGAAAACATTAGATTGCTCAAGCCAACCCCTTGTACTAACTTTTCCATCTTTTGCATCTATCCCAACAATTATCCTTCCAGGAAATTTATTTGATAACTCTTTAACTAGGTCTTTATTTTCTATTGCAGAGGTTCCCAAGATAACTTTCTCAATACCATAAGAAAATAGTTGTTCTATCCTTTCTTGAGACCTTATTCCACCTCCTATTTGAATAGGTATGTTAACTGTTTTTGCAATCTTTTTTATTGATTTATCGTTTGTTGGGGATCCAGTTTTTGCAGCATCCAAATCAACTATATGTATATATTTTGCCCCTTCGCTTTCCCAAAATTTAGCTTGCTCATGAGGCTCTTTAGTGAAGTCTTTTCTTTTATTAAAGTCGCCTTTAAAAAGCCTTACACATTTACCATTCATTAAATCAATTGCAGGTATTAGGTCCATAGAATCATCCTTTTCATTAATTACTTATAAGTAGTACTATTCAATATGTAATTCTATTTAAGATTACTACTTCAGTTAAATATTTTTTGAATATGAAAATTCTTGTAATGGGTGGCACTAGATTTGTTGGCAAGTCTTTGGTTGGAAAGTTATTAAGTAATAATTATGATATTGATATTTTCACGAGAGGTAATAAAAGTAATCCTGAAAAAACAAATTTAATTAAGGGTGATAGAAATAATTCAGACGATATCGTAAAGATAAGAAATAAAAAGTATGATGTTGTTTATGATATCTCTGGACGAGAGTTAGAACAAACCAAACTTCTTATAGAAAATTTAGATAACTCTTTCCAAAGATATGTATATGTCAGCTCTGCAGGTGTCTATAAAGATAATTGTGAACTACCCTTATCCGAAGTTGATCCAATTGATCCAGATAGTAGGCACAAGGGAAAGTATGAGACAGAAAATTGGTTAAAAACCCAAAAAATTCCTTTTACAAGTTTTAGACCTACTTATATTTATGGTCCAGGAAATTATAAT from Prochlorococcus marinus XMU1402 includes the following:
- a CDS encoding DUF3727 domain-containing protein yields the protein MKEINSNDNYDAQTLILNDSNGNELFCYLEQLVSVEGQEYALLTPVDTPVSLFKINEKDEHELIEKIDKNEQILKNAEAVLQEHDLRLIRSAVTLTVSGELEEPIYDELEEDYVDDDSESYELLVNFNLFDQEYGLYIPLDPFFIVGKLKDKGALLVEDDEFDKIQPLIETELEKCSS
- the ruvX gene encoding Holliday junction resolvase RuvX, with translation MKFCKPKQKSILSLDVGIKRIGLAYCDPLCITSNILPAVKRFDNNQEIKIIRNHIDKLNLTGFIVGIPLDEEGQMTTQAIDCKNYGQLLSNELKLPFSYVNEHSSTWESSNRFGIKKDKSGLIDSFSAKIILEQWIEEGPELEELAGKSQIKY
- the hisA gene encoding 1-(5-phosphoribosyl)-5-[(5-phosphoribosylamino)methylideneamino]imidazole-4-carboxamide isomerase, with amino-acid sequence MDLIPAIDLMNGKCVRLFKGDFNKRKDFTKEPHEQAKFWESEGAKYIHIVDLDAAKTGSPTNDKSIKKIAKTVNIPIQIGGGIRSQERIEQLFSYGIEKVILGTSAIENKDLVKELSNKFPGRIIVGIDAKDGKVSTRGWLEQSNVFATDLVKEFSSFKIASFIVTDINTDGTLEGTNEEFIKSILEITDIPVIASGGVGSISDLLSLVKFENSGLFGVIVGKALYENKFTINEANNVLSSDRLNDFDLNRNYYA
- a CDS encoding YqeG family HAD IIIA-type phosphatase, with protein sequence MRSILKVNWDSKLPIYAISQSDLQKKGINSLLLDVDGTLVNRKSNMIPTAVKNWINESKKIFSLYLISNNPSKKRIAKIANELNLRYKHNASKPRKKVTLSAIQEIGIESKNIAIIGDRIFTDIIVGNRCNIKTILVKRLNIDGLPIKFNLTLTIEKLISYFIK
- a CDS encoding thylakoid membrane photosystem I accumulation factor yields the protein MKIIQWILIALIFLSPYKANASRNSDSYDGNIFPIYAGNGAIVPPQTTLQESLKNKRVAVLFFYLDDSSDSKAMAPIISGLDLIWRNNIDIIALTTDELQNKEKSDLRNEPNYYWNGLIPQTIILNSDGEVKYDKNGMINIDELNKVIGELKGIDIEDTTFSVESFNEYNSIISEKKDKNKN
- a CDS encoding DUF3685 domain-containing protein, with the translated sequence MELISKKSILIIAPSLIAESLSLKLTSLDQNLDINFNNGTGDRTPDLVIWNVLNFQSEDLIRLELLKLRERYDESKFLIILSGELVYETNTPPSLNAEGFLLNPSAEKVLESINTILNGGRVFDIENNSRVQSNKNKPLSFSQKILTSGLKQIDSEINYIFKYVNSNSTPEFYKFILKGRLRELITAKSFLIFLWGNSLELYTEAVYTENNINLENNNTVFIKDKNTTEIWNLILDRLKARYSSTNLQVEFNNSSIILSGIKKEFISRLICKMLEELNNLVKNIKENYKEKDFKDDLNSLIKELKVNTISNITDSYYRLKKGGESISINDFIYSEVSCEEIDRESHEAIMFIEPIIKNEAIDYDGKLLPLYETESFLILENIISNWTIRNCNLLASEIFNICSSWPELRTVLINPELQSTRNFERFRNNINNYNRWHDYIYMPIYLYESKREYIDIIDKKFTRYFKNENREKELENLEWLQKQVTLLVEIRDAIAPQLEVAVRYIGNLFVTFLTKVVGKAIGLVGKGILQGLGRSSSK